The Elusimicrobiaceae bacterium region ATAATGGCATAAAGGACGTACAAAAATTTAAGTGAGAGGGGAAATAGAATGACTATCTACGATTATCAGGTACCTACAGCAGACGGGAAAGAACAGGCCCTTGCGGACTATAAGGGCAAAGTATTAATTGTTGTAAATACAGCCACCGGATGTGGTTTTACGCCGCAATACGAGGGTTTGGAAAAAGTGTATGAACAATATCACACGCAAGGATTAGAGATTATTGATATCCCCTGCAACCAATTTGGCCATCAAGCCCCCGGCAATGACGAGGAAATACATCAATTTTGCACGTTACATTACAACACAAAATTCCCTCAAATGAAAAAATCGGACGTAAACGGTCCTGATGCCCTACCGCTTTATACTTATCTGAAAGAAAAACAAGGATTTAAGGGCTTTGGAGAGCATAAACACAAAGAAATTTTGGAAAAAATGATGGCAGAAAAAGATCCAAACTGGAAAAACTCGCCGGATATTAAGTGGAACTTTACGAAATTCGTGATAGACCGCCAAGGCAATGTAGTGGCACGCTTTGAACCAACGGCAGACATGGACGAAGTAGAGAAATGTGTTAAATCAGTAATCTAATAAAAAAGCCCCGCAAAAGCGGGGTTTTTTTATA contains the following coding sequences:
- a CDS encoding glutathione peroxidase; this translates as MTIYDYQVPTADGKEQALADYKGKVLIVVNTATGCGFTPQYEGLEKVYEQYHTQGLEIIDIPCNQFGHQAPGNDEEIHQFCTLHYNTKFPQMKKSDVNGPDALPLYTYLKEKQGFKGFGEHKHKEILEKMMAEKDPNWKNSPDIKWNFTKFVIDRQGNVVARFEPTADMDEVEKCVKSVI